The Gossypium hirsutum isolate 1008001.06 chromosome D03, Gossypium_hirsutum_v2.1, whole genome shotgun sequence genomic interval TTCTTATAATCGGTTATAATCTACAAGCAAACATAGTATTCAATAGTTTTTGCCTTCTTTATTTAGAAAGTATTCTATCCTTTGAATGATACCTTAAACGGTTATACCTGAAATGGCCCGAAAATTTCTTTGGTTACAAGCTCATAGTTAGCTGGCTTTAAAATTTCTTCGAGAGGAATGTATATGGCAGTTGGCTTTATAGCACCATAAATGGCTGGAATCGAGTGATTTTCTAAGGGTTCACCGCCAAAAAGTAACTTCGAACCTGAAATTTGAAGTAATTTCTTTTTGTGCTCCAACATTGCTTCAGTTGTGACCTACATCGATATTTGTACATATAAtgggaaaatataaaaaagtatttttgatgATGTCAGAATACTATTTCTTTTAGAAGAAAAAATATTTGATTCAATGTTGAATATCATTTTCAGCACTTCCAACTGATAATAACAAGATTAATACGATGAATGAAGTATACTCACAGTAAGGACAGGACCGACAGTTAAATCTGCTAACTTCCTTCTCTCAGCAAGATCTTTTATTTTAGATATGAGTGAACTCGTTGACCAATTCtgaaaatattacatatatatagaaCAACTTCAGAAGTTAGTAATCAGAAACAGAACATTTGTGTTACAAATAAGAAGGAAAAGCTGTCTTCTTTCTCTAGATTATATATTCATTTGTTATATAACCCATGTTTCTCTAATTCTCTTCTTGAAGTACTCAATGTACAAAACCAAGTCTGACACATATTAGGGCATGCCTATTGGGATATAACCCTCCGGATATATAAAATTGAACATACTCGTGTTGACATACCCGTATCTAACATCCGAGTCAGAGTAATGTAGGTAATACCAGGCTAAACTAAGGCAAAAAATTTCCAAATGAAAGTTGCAAACCTCATGCATGAATAGTATTGATTGAGCTGAGCATTTCTGACCACTGCATGCATAAGCATCCTGGTCGCATACCCAAGCAACATAATCAACCTgccattagaaaattttaaatatatatccaACACCGGTTTAAGACTTGGACAAAGCAAATTGAATAGTCAAGTTTCAAATTTGTTTATAAGGAACCTCTTCAACATCAGGACCAAGAATTTTCCAATCAAATCCTGCATCTTCAAGTTTCACACGACCCTTCAGGTCAACAGCCAATTTCTCTGCTATTCTTGAGCTTCCAGTAAACAGGGTCATTCGTGGATTCGCCTACTTAAAGGAAACATCATAAGATAGAGAATGGCATAAATGAACAAGATAAACTTTTCACTAAATTGCTCTAGAGCACAGAAGCTTAAGACTCGATTTTGAAAGAAAGAGGAAACAATCAACTAAACTATTAAAAAACTAGTAAACTATTTCACTACTCTTAAGTAAACCCTTATACTTTTGTTATAAGCAATTAAACTCTTATTCTTGATTTGTACCCAAATAAGTACTTATTTCAAACAATAGATTGGTTTATGTCTTATTTAGGAACAAATTAAAGGTTAAAGACTTAATTGGATACAAATTAAAAGTTAAGGGCTTAGTTGGGTGCCAAACGCCAATCATCACTAGGGGATTGTTTGGATTCTATAATGTATATGAGCTTACCTATAAAAGGCGGTGAAACTCTCAaggacttttatttatttattttaatttattctataTCTAAACCTTCATTTAGTTTCAAGAGAGAATTTATGCTCGAACTAACAAACCTCCATCAGTAGTTTGTTCATGGTCTTTCCATCAGAATTTATGAAGTCCACATCTTCTGCTGGTAACCCACAATAATGAAGCAGGCGCATCATTTGCTCCATCACGATGCTTACCTACAGAAAGAGGTTTCAAAATATTGCTAACTTGTTTGTAATAGACCATCAAAGTACCAATCAAACCGATGAATGGAAAACAAAACTAAGCTTCTAGTGGTAGACCTTGCTATCAACTTTAAGAACAGGTTTGTTGCCCATATAGAGTGCTCCCATCAGTTGAAGTACCGGAATCTCGAGCGGGAAATTGAAGGGAGTAATAATAGCAACCTgcgaattattatttttaaaattcagaaaCTATGAGAAATATGACCAACCAGAAAAAATGTCAAATCCTAATATATCTAAGTTCCATGGAGAGGCCTAGGGACAGAATTATATGATGCAATGTGAAAAACTGTTCACTTCAAGTACAAGACGTGAAGATGCTTTTCTAATGAAGAGAATCAACCAGGAGCGAAGTGAATGTCTTACCGGACCATAAGGCCAACGGTACCCATGGCTTTGCTGTCCTATATGATTCCCAGGTACTGCAAAAGACCTTGCTAGAAAACGAACCTACCATAAATGTAGAACAGAAGAACCAGGTTAACAACCATAACCGAATCAGATGAATTTCTATCACAGGTATGGACTTCGGgtatatttgaaatcttgatacTTATTCTAATTGAAGAAACTACATATTCATGAAGGCAATTTTACAAAGAAATGGATACTATATTTTTACCTGATCACCAGAGAAATTCTCAAGAAACTTTTGTGTGACATAAACTTCACCGAAGGCCTGTTGATAACTTTTAGGAGAAACTCTTTGTATTAACCTAGTGAAGAAATCGGACACCtgaaagtcataaaaataataaaacaattttatacCAAATATCAATATCAATACAACCAAATAAGTGTCACAAAACCACATTGCCCCGCATCTATTAGAAGACCTGTCCTAAACAACTAAATAGTTTTCCTTGAAGCACATTACCTTTGGCAAGGCAAGCATGTGTGCAGCCTTAGCAGATATATCTCCATATAACAAGTATCTgtagaaaaaatatattatatatgaaagCAAAAAGCAGAGATATGGAACAGAAAGATAAGTAAAACCAACCTCTCgggtgatttgaatggattgtgTAAACCATGTTTTGGGCACTTGGACAAGCTCTCAACAAATGGCTGCATTGATTAAACGGTTATAAGATACTTAGTTCATACACTTAAAAGCATGAAAAAAACTGTTTTTGCAAACAACTGATAGAGAGAAGAGGCCAAACAGAAGGCAGTCTCTGAAGTACAAAGACCCTGAAGACCCAGACATCATGCACTGCTTTTGCCGAGACAATCTGGACTTAACTTGCGGAGATTTGTCTGAAATGAAGCAATACAAGCACCAAACACATTTACATCCAATGGACAAACCTGAATTCCATTTCCATCAACTTCTGCAACTTTAATGAACGGTTCTCCATTCAGAGGATCCACAAGTGTGTTCCACGCTGCAGATCCAGTCCATTTACCTTGCACTAAAAACACAAACATTTCATATTACAAGAAATTCCTTGTCTCCGTACTTCATTACAAAACAGTTGTTTCACCTAACCTCTATGCTAACAAAACACGATTCACAGGGGAAAAACATACCCAAGTTTTGTACTTCAGCAGGTTGAGAACCCGATATCCCTTCGGCTTCCACAGTTGCAAAAGGTAAAGAATGAACAGACCTAACATAGAGGAAATTAGGAAATATTAAGAAAAACAATCCACATGAAGTTTTCCATACAAAACATAGTTTCGTCAAGAAAAAACACAACATGAAATTTAAACATCCAAACTTTATGCccagcaaaaaagaaaaagaagcaaatAACACATTCAACAAAAGTGGCAAAGAAGTTTCATCACATCATaagcaataaaaaaaatgtaaaattgtcaaattttCAATCCAATTATGTACATCAATATATCTACAACGTGttttatgaataaaattaaactaactcTTAGAGCAAAACGCCCTCAAGTTTGAACAGATCAGATTATCACAATCCAAAACTAAACTCTATTGCCACAAGATTTAGTTCCCTGAAAATGGtcacaaaaaggaaaaaaaaaacaaaacccagAATCCCCCCAGCATCTATCATCAAAACCACGGATTAAAAAGAACACATTGACGTACCTAAAAAGATTAGAAGAACTGAACCAAGAAAGAGCCTTGTGGGAAGCTCTGC includes:
- the LOC107949839 gene encoding delta-1-pyrroline-5-carboxylate dehydrogenase 12A1, mitochondrial; the protein is MHRIVLQREIRSRASHKALSWFSSSNLFRSVHSLPFATVEAEGISGSQPAEVQNLVQGKWTGSAAWNTLVDPLNGEPFIKVAEVDGNGIQPFVESLSKCPKHGLHNPFKSPERYLLYGDISAKAAHMLALPKVSDFFTRLIQRVSPKSYQQAFGEVYVTQKFLENFSGDQVRFLARSFAVPGNHIGQQSHGYRWPYGPVAIITPFNFPLEIPVLQLMGALYMGNKPVLKVDSKVSIVMEQMMRLLHYCGLPAEDVDFINSDGKTMNKLLMEANPRMTLFTGSSRIAEKLAVDLKGRVKLEDAGFDWKILGPDVEEVDYVAWVCDQDAYACSGQKCSAQSILFMHENWSTSSLISKIKDLAERRKLADLTVGPVLTVTTEAMLEHKKKLLQISGSKLLFGGEPLENHSIPAIYGAIKPTAIYIPLEEILKPANYELVTKEIFGPFQIITDYKKDQLPMVLDALERMHAHLTAAVVSNDPIFLQDVIGKTVNGTTYAGLRARTTGAPQNHWFGPAGDPRGAGIGTPEAIKLVWSCHREIIYDFGPVPRGWEIPSST